In Pedobacter sp. W3I1, one DNA window encodes the following:
- a CDS encoding two-component regulator propeller domain-containing protein, with product MCSKLSIIKINFIVSFILLFSLKLAAQSYNFTNYSLKDGLPQSQVMVIFQAKDRTLWLGTLGGVSNFDGRQFTSYSKADGLGSNSVNCITEDNQSQMLFGTETGINILKRGKISTLFSGKGVSHLLKDKQGMVWGITDYKLFKIEKDKIIFYSIGGKNINTINSDSAGNLYAVVSGKGIYQLKNNNWVIYQELPPAINTLSIRKILFDKTVKNKAYLLSYRSGIYVLENGIVKPFFKKAGIDTYYSIAQDHRGNMWVGSEKGAYLINKNSSIINFNGENGLSDNQVNEIFSDAENNIWVSCFSDGIYKYEGDAFIRYNRFKGKNLAYPISGIAVDKNDNLWFGTFNKGVFKYDGKNVQNVDVPAFKDKKIYFVYADKAKNIWFSTYGNGIWKYDGQKFSQVLKPDKFDNSSIAEDEEGGIWINGLMSSTYLKDGKTQRISGFDGYLSCIYPLRKDSVFLGTSNGVTLIKNKKIDKTFRIKSLTNVYVLSIIKQDDNLIFATLGDGIITWNLKTKAIKRYVVADGLNSNDIYSLATDKKNNLWAGTGRGINKLTFNKQQQTYEVFRDHPLIVECNQNAIINYKNSILVGTINGLIQCKTNVLTERIKNPFIHIQQVSVFHKNDRSKDLSIDLNGKGDKFYKLDYSQNHISISFKGVYLTNPESVLYRYKLVGVDNDFSKPIPNTEIEYSAIRPGSYTFQVYAIANGQQSNIEQFSFTIIPPYYDSIIFKIVAFLVLIFLIWLIFYLIFKTRERKKYQFEKLKLKEQEKIRKQTAEDFHDDIGNKLTRINVLSEILDKKVAGTEKEQKELIRLIRENASLLYTGTKDILWALDPHSDNLFEILMHIKNFGIDLFQNTGVTFKMEGVLSKYQKLHLSMEFNRNLTLIFKEMLNNVLKHAKATQVLIMVIETDHDTVNILTTDDGEGFDLETVQKGRGLNNIQTRCKRIKSTFQISSIKGKGTTTTISTRIPVTK from the coding sequence ATGTGCAGTAAACTGTCTATAATCAAAATAAATTTCATAGTTTCTTTCATTTTGCTTTTTAGCCTTAAGCTAGCGGCCCAAAGCTATAATTTTACCAATTACAGCCTAAAGGATGGCTTGCCTCAATCGCAGGTAATGGTAATTTTTCAAGCAAAAGACAGGACGCTTTGGCTTGGCACTTTGGGTGGGGTTAGTAATTTCGATGGAAGGCAATTTACGTCATATAGCAAAGCTGATGGACTAGGGTCCAACTCCGTAAACTGCATTACAGAGGATAACCAGAGCCAAATGCTTTTTGGTACCGAAACAGGTATCAACATCCTTAAACGCGGAAAAATAAGCACCTTATTTTCGGGTAAAGGGGTAAGCCATTTGCTTAAAGATAAGCAGGGAATGGTTTGGGGAATAACCGATTATAAACTTTTCAAAATTGAAAAGGATAAAATTATTTTTTATTCCATTGGCGGTAAAAATATCAATACCATAAACAGTGATAGCGCTGGAAACTTATATGCCGTTGTATCGGGAAAGGGAATTTATCAACTAAAAAATAACAATTGGGTAATCTACCAGGAGTTGCCGCCAGCCATCAATACTTTATCTATCCGGAAGATCTTATTTGATAAAACCGTCAAGAATAAGGCCTATCTCTTAAGCTACCGTAGCGGAATTTATGTGCTGGAGAATGGAATAGTTAAACCTTTTTTTAAAAAAGCCGGCATTGATACCTATTATTCCATCGCGCAGGATCATCGTGGAAATATGTGGGTAGGTTCGGAAAAAGGCGCTTACTTGATCAATAAAAACAGTTCGATCATTAATTTTAACGGAGAAAATGGATTGAGTGATAACCAGGTTAATGAAATATTTAGCGATGCTGAAAATAATATATGGGTATCTTGTTTTAGTGATGGTATTTACAAATACGAAGGCGATGCTTTCATTAGGTACAATAGGTTTAAGGGCAAAAACCTGGCTTATCCAATAAGCGGAATAGCGGTCGATAAAAATGATAACCTCTGGTTTGGAACTTTTAACAAAGGTGTTTTTAAGTATGATGGTAAAAATGTACAAAACGTTGATGTCCCCGCTTTTAAGGATAAGAAAATCTACTTCGTTTATGCTGATAAAGCAAAAAATATTTGGTTTTCGACCTATGGCAACGGTATTTGGAAATACGACGGACAGAAATTTAGCCAGGTATTAAAGCCGGATAAGTTTGATAACAGTTCGATAGCTGAAGATGAGGAAGGAGGGATCTGGATAAACGGCCTGATGTCATCTACTTATTTAAAGGATGGAAAAACCCAACGGATAAGCGGGTTCGATGGCTATTTATCGTGTATTTACCCTTTGCGGAAAGATAGTGTGTTTCTTGGCACTTCAAATGGCGTCACACTCATCAAAAATAAAAAGATAGATAAAACATTTCGGATTAAATCGCTCACCAATGTTTATGTACTAAGCATTATAAAACAGGATGATAATTTAATTTTCGCCACGCTAGGAGATGGGATCATTACCTGGAATTTAAAAACGAAAGCCATTAAACGTTATGTTGTTGCCGATGGACTAAACTCAAATGATATTTATAGCCTTGCCACCGATAAGAAAAACAATTTATGGGCCGGAACAGGACGCGGGATTAACAAATTAACTTTTAATAAACAGCAACAAACTTATGAAGTTTTTAGGGATCATCCGCTAATTGTAGAGTGTAACCAAAATGCCATTATCAATTACAAAAACAGCATATTGGTGGGCACTATAAACGGACTCATTCAATGTAAAACCAATGTGCTTACAGAGCGCATAAAAAATCCTTTTATCCATATCCAGCAGGTAAGTGTTTTTCATAAAAATGATCGGTCGAAAGATCTTTCAATAGATCTGAACGGAAAAGGAGATAAATTTTATAAACTTGATTACAGTCAAAACCACATTTCGATAAGTTTTAAGGGGGTTTACCTCACCAATCCCGAAAGCGTACTTTACCGCTACAAACTGGTTGGGGTAGATAACGATTTCAGCAAACCTATACCCAACACGGAGATCGAATATTCGGCCATAAGGCCAGGTAGTTATACTTTCCAGGTTTATGCTATCGCCAATGGCCAGCAATCAAATATAGAGCAATTTAGCTTTACCATTATACCGCCATACTACGATAGCATTATATTTAAGATTGTCGCATTTTTGGTGCTTATATTTCTGATCTGGCTTATCTTTTACCTGATTTTTAAAACCAGAGAACGCAAAAAATATCAGTTCGAAAAGTTAAAGTTAAAAGAACAGGAAAAAATAAGAAAGCAAACTGCAGAAGATTTCCATGATGATATTGGTAATAAACTAACGCGGATTAATGTTTTGTCTGAAATTTTGGATAAAAAGGTAGCCGGAACAGAAAAAGAGCAAAAAGAACTGATCAGGCTAATCAGAGAAAATGCCAGCCTGTTGTATACCGGAACTAAAGATATCCTCTGGGCGCTAGACCCGCATAGCGATAATCTTTTTGAAATATTGATGCACATTAAAAATTTTGGAATAGATCTGTTCCAAAATACAGGTGTAACATTTAAAATGGAAGGCGTATTAAGCAAATACCAAAAACTACATCTATCGATGGAGTTTAACCGAAACCTAACCTTAATTTTTAAGGAAATGTTAAATAATGTATTAAAGCATGCCAAAGCAACTCAAGTGCTGATTATGGTTATTGAAACGGATCATGATACCGTAAACATCTTGACAACAGACGACGGCGAAGGTTTTGATCTTGAAACGGTACAGAAAGGAAGAGGATTAAACAACATTCAAACGCGCTGTAAACGCATAAAATCGACCTTTCAGATTTCTTCTATTAAGGGGAAAGGCACCACTACAACAATTTCTACGAGAATTCCTGTTACAAAATAG
- a CDS encoding phosphocholine-specific phospholipase C, with translation MDSRREFLKKAALFAGATGMANTLPSSVLKAMSINPEPGSTFYDAEHIVFLMQENRSFDHMFGKMKGVRGFNDPHPHIQPDGNKVWLQKDGQGYTYAPFHVDINKTKITWQGGLPHSWNDQVAARNGGRYDKWLPVKTPMTLAYYDRNDIPFYYAMADAFTICDQHFCSSLTGTTPNRLFFFTGTVRGEKSANRVAVVNNDQAESQNNVFVDWPTFQETLEDNGIDWRIYQNELWTSKLPEGEIDDWLGNYGDNPVEYISRHNVKLSAYFRKNGDNTVKPALTAKEVQGKYDKLSQKEKNLVDKAFTTNISQKDYLDLEPFTFKNDQGKSETINVPKGDIFHQFRKDVDSGKLPTVSWLVAPQRFSDHTSSPLYGTWYVSEALDILTKNPEVWKKTIFVLTYDENDGYFDHQPPFVVPNPDDSTSGKVSEGINYATDFEARKGSPIGLGYRVPLVIASPWSKGGFVNSQVFDHTSSLMFMEKWLAKKTGKTIKSNNISDWRRNICGDLTSVFRPYNGEEIKSPEPLKRDVVVTNIGNAKNKPAQVGPTALNKTEIAKINKFEAFSAETSNHAPKQENGTKHACALPYHLTVDANLINNEIALTFQSVKTLFGSETETVGAPFNMNTIAKFKGVAGKTWAYAVKAGDVLKDNIKLDDFDNEVYDLTVSGPNGFYRNFVGSKKNPSIVVKAYPEQGGLVSKKLTGTLVFAIENKNAGLVTLQIVDNKYKSGSKTVTIKPKSSTNISFNLTKNANWYDFSIVQAGNTTFKHRYAGKIETGEITQTDPYMGNAS, from the coding sequence ATGGACTCACGTAGAGAATTTCTAAAAAAAGCGGCCTTGTTTGCCGGAGCCACTGGCATGGCCAATACCTTGCCCAGTTCGGTATTAAAAGCCATGTCGATTAACCCGGAACCGGGTAGTACATTTTACGATGCGGAACATATTGTTTTCCTGATGCAGGAAAACAGGTCTTTCGATCATATGTTCGGTAAAATGAAAGGTGTTCGCGGGTTTAATGATCCACATCCACACATTCAACCTGATGGGAACAAAGTTTGGTTGCAAAAAGATGGTCAGGGTTATACCTATGCCCCTTTTCATGTAGACATTAACAAAACAAAAATTACCTGGCAGGGTGGTTTACCACATTCGTGGAATGACCAGGTCGCCGCACGAAATGGTGGCCGTTACGATAAATGGCTGCCCGTTAAAACACCAATGACACTGGCTTATTATGATCGGAATGATATTCCTTTCTATTATGCAATGGCCGATGCTTTTACCATTTGTGATCAGCACTTCTGCTCATCGTTAACCGGAACAACACCCAATAGACTGTTCTTTTTTACAGGAACCGTTCGCGGAGAAAAAAGTGCAAACCGGGTTGCGGTAGTCAATAACGATCAGGCCGAATCGCAAAATAATGTATTTGTAGATTGGCCAACCTTTCAGGAAACATTAGAAGATAATGGTATCGATTGGCGCATTTATCAGAACGAATTGTGGACCTCCAAACTCCCGGAAGGCGAAATAGATGATTGGTTGGGAAATTACGGCGATAATCCTGTAGAATACATCAGTAGGCATAACGTTAAATTATCGGCTTACTTTAGAAAAAACGGCGATAATACCGTTAAACCAGCTTTAACCGCAAAAGAGGTTCAGGGGAAATACGATAAATTATCCCAAAAGGAAAAAAACTTAGTAGATAAAGCATTTACCACTAACATTTCTCAAAAAGATTATCTCGATCTTGAACCATTTACTTTTAAGAATGACCAAGGGAAGTCTGAAACGATTAACGTGCCTAAAGGGGATATTTTCCATCAATTTAGAAAAGACGTAGATAGCGGCAAATTACCAACAGTTTCGTGGTTGGTTGCACCTCAACGTTTTTCTGATCATACCAGCTCGCCATTGTATGGAACCTGGTATGTAAGCGAAGCCCTGGATATTTTAACCAAAAACCCAGAGGTTTGGAAAAAAACAATTTTTGTTTTAACCTACGATGAAAATGATGGGTATTTTGATCATCAGCCACCTTTTGTGGTGCCAAACCCTGATGATTCGACCAGTGGAAAAGTATCAGAAGGAATAAACTATGCCACTGATTTTGAAGCAAGAAAGGGAAGTCCTATTGGCTTGGGCTATCGTGTTCCATTGGTTATTGCCTCACCCTGGAGCAAGGGCGGTTTTGTAAACTCGCAGGTTTTCGATCATACTTCATCATTAATGTTTATGGAAAAATGGCTGGCTAAAAAAACAGGCAAAACCATTAAAAGTAACAACATCAGCGATTGGCGAAGGAATATCTGTGGCGATTTAACCTCAGTGTTTAGACCATATAACGGAGAAGAAATCAAATCTCCTGAACCATTAAAACGTGATGTTGTGGTAACTAACATCGGTAATGCAAAAAACAAACCCGCCCAGGTTGGACCTACTGCACTAAATAAAACCGAAATTGCAAAAATAAATAAATTCGAAGCCTTTTCTGCTGAAACATCTAATCATGCCCCTAAGCAGGAGAATGGAACAAAGCATGCTTGTGCCTTGCCTTATCATTTAACGGTTGATGCAAATTTGATCAACAATGAGATCGCACTTACTTTTCAATCGGTAAAAACCTTGTTCGGTAGCGAAACAGAAACTGTTGGTGCACCTTTCAACATGAATACCATTGCCAAATTTAAAGGTGTTGCGGGCAAAACATGGGCATATGCTGTAAAAGCTGGTGATGTGCTAAAAGACAACATTAAACTGGATGATTTTGATAACGAAGTTTATGACCTGACAGTAAGTGGTCCAAATGGCTTTTACAGGAATTTCGTAGGCAGCAAAAAAAATCCTTCCATTGTGGTAAAAGCATATCCAGAGCAGGGTGGTTTGGTAAGCAAAAAACTTACAGGTACCCTTGTTTTTGCTATTGAGAACAAAAATGCTGGTTTAGTCACACTTCAAATTGTAGATAACAAATACAAATCGGGAAGCAAAACGGTAACTATCAAGCCAAAATCGAGTACAAACATCTCGTTTAATCTGACTAAAAATGCGAATTGGTACGATTTCAGCATTGTGCAGGCTGGCAATACCACATTTAAACACCGTTATGCGGGTAAAATAGAAACCGGAGAAATTACCCAAACCGACCCATACATGGGTAACGCATCATAA
- a CDS encoding glycerophosphodiester phosphodiesterase family protein — MKRIFISALMLFIFTTSFAQKFNWNKNQVIAHRGAWKKNNFPQNSIASLNEAVKLGCYGSEFDVWMTADNVLVINHDPEFQGLVIEKVNYADLLTKTMSNGEKIPTLEAYLLEGRKQRTTKLILEIKPSLISKERGIEVTNKCIEMVQKLKVVEWTEYISFDYDYCKRILALLPKAKVAYLKGEISAEQMKADKLTGVDYHYSVYQKDGWIENAHKLGLTVNAWTVNTVPEIQWLLAHQVDYITTNEPELTFEELKKTPVATGWKLKWADEFNDAGLPLAKNWSYDVGGKGWGNNELQYYTEADSTNAIVKKGSLNITAVKADKENNHYTSARLVTKNKFDFKYGRVEVRAMLPKGRGLWPAIWALPTDSKYGSWPKNGEIDIMEHVGYDPDSVHGTVHTGKFNHVIKTQVGKALKVNNPYTEYHVYAIEWFADRIDFFIDDQKYLTFNNTKKGSGDWPFDQNFHLILNVAVGGGWGGKKGVDDTIFPATMKVDYVRVFQK; from the coding sequence ATGAAACGAATATTTATTTCTGCACTAATGTTGTTCATTTTTACCACCTCTTTTGCTCAAAAATTTAACTGGAACAAAAACCAGGTTATTGCCCACCGCGGCGCGTGGAAGAAAAATAATTTCCCTCAAAATTCTATCGCTTCTTTAAACGAAGCCGTAAAGCTGGGTTGTTATGGATCAGAATTCGATGTGTGGATGACAGCAGACAATGTTTTGGTCATTAATCATGATCCAGAATTTCAGGGTTTAGTGATCGAAAAAGTAAACTATGCTGATTTATTGACCAAAACGATGAGCAATGGCGAAAAGATTCCAACACTTGAAGCATATTTATTGGAAGGGAGAAAACAGCGAACCACCAAACTGATTTTAGAGATCAAACCTTCGTTAATTAGTAAAGAGCGTGGAATTGAGGTGACCAATAAATGTATTGAAATGGTTCAGAAACTCAAGGTGGTGGAGTGGACGGAGTACATCAGTTTTGATTACGATTACTGTAAAAGGATTTTGGCGCTCTTACCAAAAGCAAAAGTGGCCTACTTAAAAGGCGAAATCAGCGCCGAACAAATGAAAGCAGATAAATTAACAGGGGTTGATTATCATTATAGCGTTTACCAAAAAGATGGATGGATCGAAAATGCCCACAAATTAGGATTAACGGTAAACGCCTGGACCGTAAATACTGTTCCTGAAATTCAATGGCTTTTAGCGCATCAGGTTGATTACATCACCACTAATGAGCCAGAATTAACTTTCGAAGAGCTCAAAAAAACACCAGTTGCAACGGGCTGGAAGCTGAAATGGGCTGATGAATTTAATGATGCCGGATTACCTTTAGCAAAAAATTGGAGTTACGATGTAGGTGGAAAGGGCTGGGGCAATAACGAACTTCAATATTATACCGAAGCGGATAGCACGAATGCAATTGTAAAAAAAGGAAGTCTGAATATTACCGCGGTAAAAGCAGACAAAGAAAACAACCACTATACTTCTGCCAGATTAGTAACGAAAAACAAATTCGATTTTAAATACGGCAGAGTAGAAGTTCGTGCAATGTTGCCAAAAGGCAGGGGTTTATGGCCTGCAATATGGGCCTTACCAACCGATTCGAAATATGGAAGCTGGCCAAAAAACGGTGAAATTGATATTATGGAACATGTAGGTTATGATCCGGACAGTGTTCATGGAACAGTGCACACCGGAAAATTTAACCATGTAATTAAAACACAGGTTGGCAAGGCTTTAAAGGTTAATAATCCTTATACCGAGTACCATGTTTATGCTATAGAGTGGTTTGCAGATCGGATCGATTTCTTTATTGACGATCAAAAATACCTCACTTTTAACAATACCAAGAAAGGATCTGGCGACTGGCCATTCGATCAAAACTTCCATTTAATCTTAAATGTAGCTGTTGGTGGTGGCTGGGGCGGAAAAAAAGGAGTAGATGATACTATTTTCCCGGCAACAATGAAGGTTGATTATGTAAGGGTGTTTCAGAAGTAA
- a CDS encoding thioredoxin family protein: MKKLINTLYFILLALGCFAQSPSLTSVLQQAKKENKLIFVDCYFTGCIPCAQMDENVFPNELIKAEMDKNFLMLKSRYF; this comes from the coding sequence ATGAAAAAATTAATCAATACCCTTTACTTCATACTACTGGCCTTGGGCTGTTTCGCACAAAGCCCATCACTAACCAGCGTATTGCAGCAGGCTAAAAAAGAAAACAAGCTTATTTTTGTCGATTGTTATTTCACGGGCTGCATACCATGTGCTCAAATGGATGAAAATGTTTTTCCAAACGAGCTTATTAAAGCCGAAATGGATAAAAATTTTTTGATGCTCAAAAGTAGATATTTTTAA
- a CDS encoding retropepsin-like aspartic protease: MKFKVIIFFAALVLSLNAQAQNAKTIIESMNKMFAQKSIDPIMENLSTKFSVAAYSRPSTDRMLKTILERYACDSLQLKSEAKQNENIQLTILPFNKGKAGKESFIFTDAQYKILYTDIFDQLYGMNRYKKSVLIAKIPFEVQDGSIILTVKVNNSQRPLKLLFDTGADGMAITKALADSVGIKATRQQSTSVVGGNMQISVSAGNTILLDTFKLKNQSFAIFPEMRKGSDGIIGNSIAKNYITKVDFDKKELSLYNFGDYAYQDQGTSVPVTVPAGLFIIPGEVSIMPGQEHAGEFVFDTGASYNLICFRPFVKKNKLLVSGFKPEYNGTTTSMGISTPTYSGRAVAFSFSNMPKLTNFPVTLMAGGGQSESWNPGFDGSIGIRTIGRYNFTINLQKKEIHFVPNHTLNFPNDFVLGAYLFGFDQDGKLKLLSIVAPVESETIKAGQTIESIDGVATSVLLKDSKKMLAVLAAPSGKNFKIAYTVNGEKQNISITKK; this comes from the coding sequence ATGAAATTTAAAGTAATAATATTTTTTGCTGCCTTAGTTTTATCACTAAATGCACAGGCTCAGAACGCCAAAACGATAATCGAAAGCATGAACAAAATGTTTGCTCAAAAATCTATCGACCCAATAATGGAGAATTTAAGCACCAAATTTTCTGTTGCTGCTTATTCCAGACCCTCAACCGATAGGATGCTCAAAACTATTTTGGAGCGTTATGCCTGCGATTCGCTGCAATTGAAAAGTGAGGCAAAACAGAACGAAAATATTCAACTTACCATACTTCCGTTTAACAAAGGAAAGGCAGGTAAAGAAAGCTTTATTTTTACTGATGCGCAGTATAAAATTCTTTACACCGATATTTTCGATCAACTCTATGGCATGAACCGGTATAAAAAATCGGTGTTGATTGCTAAAATCCCCTTTGAAGTACAGGATGGTTCAATCATTTTAACCGTTAAGGTAAACAATAGCCAGCGACCGCTAAAACTGCTTTTTGATACCGGAGCAGATGGAATGGCCATTACCAAAGCCCTTGCCGATTCTGTAGGTATAAAAGCTACCCGTCAGCAGAGTACCTCTGTAGTAGGCGGGAATATGCAGATATCGGTTTCAGCAGGAAATACCATTCTGCTGGATACTTTTAAGCTAAAAAACCAAAGTTTTGCCATTTTTCCCGAAATGCGCAAAGGAAGTGATGGCATTATTGGAAACAGCATTGCTAAAAACTACATCACCAAAGTAGATTTCGATAAAAAAGAACTCTCGCTCTATAATTTTGGAGATTACGCGTATCAAGACCAGGGGACATCTGTTCCGGTTACTGTGCCCGCTGGTTTGTTTATTATCCCAGGTGAAGTAAGCATAATGCCTGGCCAGGAACATGCAGGTGAATTTGTTTTCGACACAGGCGCCTCATATAATCTCATTTGTTTCAGGCCATTTGTAAAAAAGAACAAACTATTGGTAAGCGGTTTCAAACCCGAATATAATGGCACTACAACCAGTATGGGTATCAGTACACCAACTTACAGTGGCAGGGCTGTAGCATTCTCTTTTTCCAACATGCCTAAGCTTACAAATTTTCCAGTTACCCTAATGGCCGGAGGCGGTCAGAGCGAAAGCTGGAATCCGGGCTTCGATGGATCAATCGGTATCAGAACCATTGGGCGGTATAATTTCACCATTAACCTACAAAAAAAGGAAATCCATTTTGTACCGAACCACACGCTAAATTTCCCTAACGATTTTGTTTTAGGTGCCTATTTATTCGGTTTCGATCAGGATGGGAAATTAAAGTTGCTAAGCATAGTTGCTCCGGTTGAAAGTGAAACAATTAAGGCAGGACAGACAATTGAAAGTATTGATGGCGTCGCCACATCAGTTCTACTTAAAGACAGCAAGAAAATGCTTGCGGTTTTAGCGGCACCCTCAGGTAAAAACTTCAAAATTGCCTACACCGTAAACGGAGAAAAACAAAATATCTCAATAACCAAAAAGTAA
- a CDS encoding TlpA disulfide reductase family protein, which yields MITIKKLLLATLLLFFLPKAYCQNDSIQISGRLKGLGNKSVWISFADDAGVSRSYRANAINDIFSLKVPRLQRPAIARFDVSILRGVNATSKDKTVSNPSPVLDLFVFDKGIKITGDALLVQFAKVSGDEENNVFDSYKQLVKKDEMRNYEIMQLLFNGEKNTNAAQSKSLSAEATAINRKLVNVKRDFVKNHPDAFASVFLLTRMQNLYTAGDFISTWNSLSSKYKNHPIAERIKAYIKKISATPEGSDAIGFQKTDNHGKTINLADFKGKTVLLDFWGSWCGPCRASNPHLKVLYAKYQSKGFEIIAIAQEQKKLLSEARTAWLKAIEEDGLTYINVLNNDGIEKQNLVRDYNIMAFPTKILISSEGKILMRITSSATDDIDHALEKIYGF from the coding sequence ATGATAACCATAAAAAAACTATTGCTAGCCACGCTTTTGCTCTTTTTTTTACCCAAGGCGTATTGCCAAAATGATAGCATACAGATTAGCGGACGATTAAAAGGCCTGGGAAATAAATCGGTTTGGATTTCTTTTGCTGATGATGCTGGTGTATCGAGAAGTTACAGAGCAAATGCCATTAACGATATTTTTTCTTTAAAGGTACCCCGCTTGCAAAGGCCCGCTATCGCACGGTTTGATGTTTCGATATTAAGGGGAGTAAATGCTACAAGTAAGGACAAAACTGTTTCAAATCCATCTCCCGTTCTCGATTTGTTCGTTTTTGATAAAGGGATTAAAATAACCGGCGATGCCTTATTGGTTCAGTTTGCAAAGGTAAGCGGCGATGAGGAAAACAATGTGTTTGACAGCTATAAACAGCTGGTAAAAAAAGATGAAATGCGTAATTACGAAATCATGCAGTTGCTTTTTAATGGAGAGAAAAACACAAATGCGGCGCAATCAAAGTCGCTTAGTGCTGAGGCTACTGCAATAAACAGAAAGTTGGTTAATGTAAAGCGCGACTTTGTTAAAAACCATCCGGACGCCTTTGCTTCTGTGTTTTTATTAACCCGAATGCAAAACCTGTATACCGCTGGCGATTTTATTTCCACGTGGAACAGTTTATCATCCAAATATAAAAACCATCCTATTGCAGAGAGAATCAAGGCATACATCAAAAAAATAAGTGCTACACCTGAAGGATCGGATGCCATTGGTTTTCAGAAAACCGACAATCACGGCAAAACCATCAATTTGGCTGACTTTAAGGGAAAGACTGTACTGCTCGATTTTTGGGGCAGCTGGTGCGGACCTTGCAGGGCTAGTAACCCACATCTTAAGGTATTATACGCAAAATACCAATCCAAAGGTTTTGAAATTATAGCCATAGCACAAGAGCAGAAAAAATTACTCAGCGAAGCACGCACAGCCTGGCTTAAGGCCATTGAAGAGGATGGACTTACCTATATCAATGTGCTCAATAATGATGGCATTGAAAAACAGAATCTGGTAAGAGATTACAACATCATGGCCTTTCCTACCAAGATACTGATCAGTAGTGAAGGCAAAATATTGATGCGGATTACCTCGAGCGCTACAGACGATATTGACCATGCACTAGAAAAAATTTATGGATTTTAA